GTCTTCAATCCATGTGATTTCTAGGTGAGACACTTTTATTTGAAGGTTCTATTTTATAGGGTAACTGATTTTTCGAATTTAATGCGATTCTTTTGCTCGATATGTTTTCGTCTACTGAAATCTGGAACGTTTTGGAACAAATCTTGCTTCAGTTTTACGAAGTTAGCTTGAACAGTACCCCGTTTTGTATCATCATAAACTACGTACATGGACAAAAGGGAAACTACTTTCTGTTTTTCATGCAAGGCCATCATATATAACCGAAAAAAAAATGCACTAACAATGCTGTTGTCGCACTTTTtattttaacaaaaaaaaaaacttctcgGCCTCCCCTTAACTTGATATATGCAACTTCAAGCACAACCAAGTTGATTGGACTAGAATTTGGACTTCCCAAACAAGCTCTATTATCTTTAAACAAGTACTCATCTTTAACCAATAGCTACCATATGGGAGAGGTGCAATTTTGGTCCCACTAACTACAACATGGGAGAACATGTTGAAGGGCCACTCTCTACATCCAAAAGGCTAGCCAATGAGGTAAGGTGTTCACCACTTTTATGGGTTCTGACTTTCACCACCAATGTGGGAAAGTTGAAACAAATTTGCCAACTTTTGGTCAAAACTTCGAACCCTAGTCCTGAAACAACAGTTAGCAAAAACCACTGTAAACAACTCTTTCATGTCTCTTAGAAATAATCTATCACAGGACATGGATCCTCCACGTCTATTCCAAAAATCCCCCTTACACAACGTTTATCTCAGTAATACAGCTCAATAGCTCATGACCACCTGCCTGCCTATTCAGAAGCGTCGTAGGCCACGCATCAATTCATTAAGTTTTTGCTCGACAAGTCCACGAGCACTCGGGTTTCCACGTCTAGCTCATCAGGCGCCTCGGCGACCACCAGCAGGCAGATTTGACACCCACGTTTCAACACTTCGATCGAGCTGGGCGCCTCCCTggtggtgcggcgcggcgggccgcACCTCATCAGCCACTACTAAACAGTCTAGTTTGGACTCTGGAGTGCCCAGGTTTTCGCAAAACGTACGGCCGGCGCCCATCCGTACACATCTTCGCAAAGTGAATATTCAAAATATTTAGTCTCACAATGTTAAGTTGACAGTTCAGTATTAAATGGATTCAAACCGGGTACGTAGCTTGGTAGTTACAACAGCGTTAGCAGTACCTTAAGTCCTGGGTTCAACTCCAGCGGCAGTGAATATTAGTCTAAAATTTAATGACGTTGTGCTTTAAGTGGTAGGCGATGTTTTCGTCGACAAAAAGACGCCTGTGATTCCTCAAGGATTTACCGACTTAAatttcgaagatgctcataggcgAAAAAAAGTTGACGCAAACCAAACACCTGCACCAGTCGATGTTTCTCCATGGGACCCATGGACAACGGGCGACATGAATACATGATACCGTGACTCAAACCAAACAGCGTGGAGGGTTGGATTTTGGATAAGAGCATCGGCCAACCAAACAGGCCGTGTGGATAGCACATGTCGGATGAGGACGATCCGCTAATCAAACACGCTATTATccccctccgttctaaattatcaGTTGTCTTAGAGTTTCTGGATGCATAGTTTTTATTATGCATCTAGCTAGATATATGATATATTTAGGTATACATCAAAATCTACATATTTAGAAAAGCCAAGACAACTGATAATTTAGGACGAAAGGAGCACAGTGAATATTGTTTTCACTCACCCACAAAAATAGCAACAACGTATTTCCCTAGGTATTTAAGAGTAGatttataaaatagtaaaaagGAGTTCAGATTTCTTTTAGTGATAATGATaggacaaaaaaaaatctcatttACATACATCTTcatgtgactttttttttacCAAAGTCGGCAAGCCATACATTGGTAAAAGATTTTGTTATTAAAATTCTGGTCGACCAaagcttttttttcttctaggaCAGCGTTTCCATAAATCAGTTGCTTTTGCATGCGTGGGCTGCAGATGTAATCATCCATATGATTTCCAACTGAGGTATTTCGTAAGTTCAATTCCATAgactaacttttcaaattgaaCATATGACAGTAGATGCTTTTGTTTCGTAAAGGTAGTTTGGACTAGACCTGTGCAAAAGTCGGGCCAACCGGCCAAGGCCGAAAAAACCCATTTACCTTTGGGCCTAAAATTCGCTCCCACACCCATCCTATGGACAGTATTGACGTATTGTAGCTTGTTTTGGATGGGCTTAGGCTTCTCATTCTTtccaattaaaaataaataaaacaaattatTGTACAGGTttgatcttttttttaaaaaaaacatgccTGGCCCTACTAGGATCGCGGTCTTGTATTGGGCCTAGAATGTTTAGGTCTAGTTTGAACAATACTTCACTTGTGTCAAGCCCACATGAATAGAAGGACCTGGTTCATGGGACGTAGCTCGATTAAGGAAATCAAAATGTCAACACTTAATCACCATATGTCTAACCCTATAGTTCATATTGATCACTTATGCAGTTATGCGTGCAGGGGATATGACGATCTCGAGTCACTAGTGATGACGAGAGAAAAACAGCCGCGGGTACAGATAGAGGCAGTGGCAGATCCAGGGGTGAGGGGGCTCCTCCCCAAGGTTAATGGATACCCCAAGCCCCTCCAttaattttttgaaagaaagaatgaaggaggaggaggaggaggaggaggagtagtTGGAAGATAAGCCCTGGCCTCTCTTTATACATTGACTGGATCCGTCCCTTGACTAGATTCGTCCCTAGATGGATAGAGGGGATGCACCTGGATGGCTTCATGTTTTCAAACTGTTAGCCACAGTTTGCGTTCTGGGCTTGATTGTCAAAGATTCGTGCATCACCTGGTATCAAAGTCAGCAATCGAGATTTTGTGATGCAATGCAAGACACACAACCTTTGGACATTCGAATCGCTAGAGGATCGATGGTCGTACGTGATGTACGGACAGATGGCGCGGCGCACGCAACATTGCCAGCCAGATTATTTTAAATCCCGAGAGTTGCCCGCACCAAAGGGATAGTCAACAGCTCAAACTGTCAAGATGCAGCGTCGCTGCTCCAACTTCCATGGGGCAGTCACAAAGTCAGAAGCAGGCAAGTCAGCTCTTGAGGTTCTCATTGCCTTCTCATTATATAGCTGCGCCCCAGCTCTTCTCGGCTGCAGCCTTGCAAGGGTCCCGTCCCTGCATGCGGGCGCAGCAAGTTCGTCAGGCTCCGACGGCATGGCGGGACCAGCGCACCACCGCATCGTCGTCATGGTGGTCGGCCTCGTGCTGATGGTCGTCGTCCACCTCGCCGCGGTCATCTGGGCGCTCTTCCGCGCGCGCCCCTCCCGCCGCGTCGCGGGGCACGCGGGGGAAgaaggcggcggggccggccttTCGGCCGAGGAGATCGGCGAGCTGCCGTGGCACGAGGTCAAggagggaggcgccggcggcgagtgcGCGGTGTGCCTGGAGGCGTTCCGCGCGGGCGACCGGTGCCGGGTGCTGCCGAGGTGCGGGCACGGGTTCCACGCGGGGTGCGTGGACTCGTGGCTGCGCAAGAGCCGCCGGTGCCCCGTCTGCCGCGCCGATGTGGTCGCGGAGCgcaaggacggcggcgccggcgcggtggccgcggccgccgacacCGTGGAGATTGTTACTGAAAGATAGTGGTAGCATGCGATATGTGGAGATATTCATGTGGTAGTTGGGTCTGCCATGCGCCGTTCCGTGTATGAATGCTGTCGCTTCTGCATGTTTTCCAAATTCCAACTACACTAGTACTGTAGTACATGTTT
This window of the Panicum virgatum strain AP13 chromosome 1K, P.virgatum_v5, whole genome shotgun sequence genome carries:
- the LOC120657661 gene encoding E3 ubiquitin-protein ligase ATL23-like; amino-acid sequence: MQRRCSNFHGAVTKSEAGKSALEVLIAFSLYSCAPALLGCSLARVPSLHAGAASSSGSDGMAGPAHHRIVVMVVGLVLMVVVHLAAVIWALFRARPSRRVAGHAGEEGGGAGLSAEEIGELPWHEVKEGGAGGECAVCLEAFRAGDRCRVLPRCGHGFHAGCVDSWLRKSRRCPVCRADVVAERKDGGAGAVAAAADTVEIVTER